Part of the Granulicella cerasi genome is shown below.
TCGAAACCTCTCGGGCGCCCCATCTTCGAGTTTTCTATCGTCTTCGACATACCTGCCTATTTGATACACATCTGTACCAAAAAGATCGAAAGTTCTAAGCCGCGTCGGCAGACCCGCTCCTCTGGATCTTACGGTTCAGAAGCATTTTTTCTCGTCGGAATTTGCATCGGGGGAAGCAAATCAGCACAAACCCGCCTGGCTCTGAAAGAAAGCAAATGACTCAAGAAGAAGCCTACAAGGCAGCCGCCATCAAGACGTGAATTCTCCCTCGCCCTGAAGGGGGCGTTTATTCCTGCACAGTGGATGGTCGGTTTAGCGGAGGAACTCCGAGAGTATGTCAGCTTGCTGTCGTGCTTCCGCGAGGCTTCTTCCGGCGATGACGTCGGCAAGCCGCTGGTACCACGATTGGCCGGCAGCGGAGCGGATGCTCCTGAGCCCGATCGCCAAGATCGGGACCACGGCGAGTCCGACGATCGCATTGATGGCGATAAAGGTGGGCGCGAGGAAGCGATGCGCGTCGATGCCGAAAACCATGCGGAGAGAGATGATGAGGAACGGCACCCACCAGACGATCTGGCCTGAAAAGAAGAGCCAGCGGAAGTACCGAAGTCTCAAGATCCGCAATCGCGCCAAGTGCTGTTGAACGCCTGCGACCGGTTCGTCGAACTCAATCCCGCGGGCTGCAATCAACTGACGGATGGCGATGATCAGAGCCCCCGCCAACCACACATCCATAAGGGCTGCGGGCCATACAAAGCGGAACTGCCTGATGTGGTCGGCGAGAAAGCCACCCATCAGCAACATGCCGACGGCAGTGAGAACGATTTCGAGCCACAGCGAAACGATGAGACCGCGCAAGGGCGCTTTGATTCGCGCGGCGTTCTGGCGGTGGACCTGGTTCGCGAGCGTAAGATCGATTCGGTCGAGCCTTGTGCTCTGTTCTTTCCAGGCTGCTTCCAACTCTTCAAAGGTTGTCATGATTCTTCTCCTGGCTAGGGCGATGGCCTATTTTCTGTTTCCATTCGTTCTTTATGCGATTCATTCTGGTCGACACGTTCGAAGCCGTGGTGCCCAGAACTTCGCCAATTTCCTGATGGCTATTGCCGTCCAGATAGAGCATGACCATCGCCTTCTGCATGGGGTCTAAGTCTTCGATGAGGTCATATAGCAGACGGAGTTTGTCAGAATCAGCCTCTCGGGCAGGCAGAGCGATCAGCAAGTGTTCTTCCGCGGGTTCGATATGCTGGCGGCGAAACGTGTCATGGCGCAGCCAGGAGATCGCTGTGTTAAGCGCAACCCTGTACATCCACGTAGAGAAGGCGCAGCGGCCATCGAACGCGCCAAAAGAGCGCCAGAGTTGGATCAAAATCTCCTGCGCCAGGTCTTCGCGGTCCTCGTGGGATGTGCCGTAGAGATTACAGACCTTGAAGAGGATGCCGCGATGGCTTCCTACCTGATCGTGAAATCGTCGTTCTGTGTCGGCAGCCTGCATTCAGAACATTCTCCTAGCTTCTGAATAGTTATTCGCATGGAAACCAAAAACATCACAGGACTTGGAAGTTAGTAGACCGGACAACGGAAAGGTTTACTGGCGCGAGAAGGCAATCGAGGCCGGAGATGGAGTCTATTCCGCCTCAGATCATGACAGCCATCACAGCGAGCGTCCCGAACTAGGACGGCGTTCTCGGGTGTCATGCGAACTCATCCGACCAATCTGCTCTTTATGAGATTGCGGCCCTCGTCGGGTCCTTTATTAAGCCGTCGGGGGAGCCTCTGATCGATCGGATGGGCTATATGGATGGAACATGGCTTCGACAACTTGGTTTGCGGCCCGCCGTGCCTACTATGTATCAAGCTGCACAGCACGGGATACTGTCCGCACATTCGCTCATCGTTCAGACCGGATGGGATCCGTCTCGAAGCTTGCCTGCTCTCTTTCGAATGGGGGGCAGCTTCGTCGTGAGATTGGATTGTGATAATCGGCCTGCCTGCTGAAACGCCTCGACCATGTGCTCGCCCAGTTCCACTGAACTATCTTTGAACCACGCAGCCACACCGTAACTGGATGCGGCCATGCCCATCCAGGCGATGAGGTTCGCCTCTGGCCCTGCGATGCCTCGCTCGGATAGCGCCGACGCCACTGCGGTGATCAGAGATCGAGTCTTCGCCATGGCACGTTCCTGCAAAGCGGGAACAGCAGCGATGACCTGTTGACGTGGTTCTGTGAAGGGACGGTTCTCGATGAACATTTCCTTCACGGAGCTGAAGGCGTAGAGAAGAGTATCCCAGGGGTTGAGCGCTTTGGGAGCGTTGCGGATTGCTTTCGTCAGAGCTTCACTAAAAGCGGCTTCTCCATCGAAGAGCACGTCGCGCTTATCCGCAAAATGACGAAAGAAGGTCCGCTCGGTAACGCCCGCCTCGGCGGCGATCTCGGCGGCAGTCGTCTCCTCGTATCCGCGCGCGCGGAAAAGCTCCAGCGCTGCCCACTGAAGGCGCTTGCGTACCTGATCTCCGTTTCTTGGCATGGCCACACCTTCTTGTCAGCGACTGACGTTACGTGTTATTTGTCAGTGAATGACGTTTTAGTGTCTGTGACTGACAGATTCAGAATAGGACAAGGAGCCTGACCATGAAAGCACTTTTTCTCAAAACGTACGGCAAACCACTCGACGTGCTGCAGTTGGAAGATGTAGCGGTGCCCGAACCGGGTGCAGGTCAAATTCGCGTACGTGTTCATGCCTGTGCGCTGAACCCGGCGGATTGGGTGGTGTGCGAAGGCTTTCTGCCGGGACCGCCCCCAAAGGGCATCGGCTTCGATGTCTCTGGAGTCGTGGACGCTCTTGGTGAGGGTGTCAGGGACGTCAAGGTGGGTGACCGTGTCTTCGGCGTTCCCGACTATATGGCGTACACCACAGGCGGAGCAGCGGAGTACGCGGTTCTGAAAGTCTTTCTGCCTGTCCCTGAAGGTCTGGACATGACCGAGGCCGCCG
Proteins encoded:
- a CDS encoding RNA polymerase sigma factor, coding for MQAADTERRFHDQVGSHRGILFKVCNLYGTSHEDREDLAQEILIQLWRSFGAFDGRCAFSTWMYRVALNTAISWLRHDTFRRQHIEPAEEHLLIALPAREADSDKLRLLYDLIEDLDPMQKAMVMLYLDGNSHQEIGEVLGTTASNVSTRMNRIKNEWKQKIGHRPSQEKNHDNL
- a CDS encoding TetR/AcrR family transcriptional regulator, with product MPRNGDQVRKRLQWAALELFRARGYEETTAAEIAAEAGVTERTFFRHFADKRDVLFDGEAAFSEALTKAIRNAPKALNPWDTLLYAFSSVKEMFIENRPFTEPRQQVIAAVPALQERAMAKTRSLITAVASALSERGIAGPEANLIAWMGMAASSYGVAAWFKDSSVELGEHMVEAFQQAGRLSQSNLTTKLPPIRKRAGKLRDGSHPV